tttagagaaacttctatataaaaaggatttttttttcaaaagaacatCTCGTATATCTGGTCGTGATCTGCTAATCTATATCTGACCAAAACCATATGGATTTTACTGAGTTCCCTAACTTGACGCATGTCAATTGTCAGGCAATGGAAATAGAAGTAGGAGTATTATGTAGTATTCAATTTGAACCACGTGAACCGTGCCCAAAATCAGCATGCCAGCTGAATGTTCTTTTCTGCTAAATTCAATGTATACACATGAGCTACTAGCTGCGTTGCCTGCGCATTGTCTGCATTACTGTCAACCGCTTACACATCGGAAGAACTGAAGATTTGTGCGAGCGATGTCCATGTCCCGGACACCGCAAGCGCGGTcccgacgacgatgacggcgacgtcgccggcgagcccgGGCCACCCGACCTCAGCGCCGAACACCTTGAGGTGGAACGCCGCCGGCAGCACGAACCCGAGCAGGACGCAGACGCTGCTCCCGACGAGGGAGAGGAAGTCGGCGAAGTTGGGCACGAGCATGGCCATGAGCCCGACGACCATGACGAGGAGCCAGCGCAGCCACCAGGCGTAGCGCTTGCGGCAGAGCAGCCGCTCGGCGACCTCGTAGACCGGGTTCATCATCACCGGCATGGTGAAGAAGAGGTTGATGCAGAGACCCAGCTGCACGGTGACGGACAGCCACCCGGTGCCGAGGTTGGTGGTGATGATGTCCCGCGTGGCCGCGCCGAACGCGAGGTAACCCATGGCGCCGAACAGCCCGTACATGACGGCGATGAACGCCATGGACAGCGCGAGCGTGCCGCCGAACTTGCGCTTGtcggcggcctcggcctccaGCGGGAGGACCATGCCGATGCCCTCGAAGGCATagacggcgacgccgaggccgtAGAGGATCTCCGTGGGTCCGGCGGAGGCGAACACGGGGGGCTTGTTGGCGAGCCAGGTGGACACGTCCTGGCCGAGGACGACGCCCATGGCGCCGAGATCGACGACGTCGGCGAAGATGCTGAGCGGCGCGAGGAGCGTCAGCGTCTTGATGGAGTTAAGCCCCAGCTGGAACGGCAGCATGACCCAGATGAAGATCGCCTTGGCGGTGAGGAGCGGCGACGAGGGCGACGAATCCCCAACCGGGTAAAGGTGCGCCATGGTGTTGGAGATGAAGATGAGGTAGCCGACGCAGAAGCTGGCCTGGCTGAGCACGAGCATGGCGTCAACGACGTGCCGCCCCGCGGGGCCGCACACGGCGGCGCCCAGATCCCCGAAGGAGGCGATCTTGGGGTGGTCgtaggcgaggcggcggcggcaggcgacgagCAGCATCATGCAGTGGAAGGTGAGCGCGgccacggcgaggaggaggaccgACCCGGCCACCCAGCCGGTGCGGGAGAAGGTGTAG
This window of the Oryza sativa Japonica Group chromosome 4, ASM3414082v1 genome carries:
- the LOC4336684 gene encoding amino acid transporter AVT3B, translating into MGLHKEASSSSSRLDAAPLLPHHGHGGGGAGHHLSSQPKTFANVFIAVVGSGVLGLPYTFSRTGWVAGSVLLLAVAALTFHCMMLLVACRRRLAYDHPKIASFGDLGAAVCGPAGRHVVDAMLVLSQASFCVGYLIFISNTMAHLYPVGDSSPSSPLLTAKAIFIWVMLPFQLGLNSIKTLTLLAPLSIFADVVDLGAMGVVLGQDVSTWLANKPPVFASAGPTEILYGLGVAVYAFEGIGMVLPLEAEAADKRKFGGTLALSMAFIAVMYGLFGAMGYLAFGAATRDIITTNLGTGWLSVTVQLGLCINLFFTMPVMMNPVYEVAERLLCRKRYAWWLRWLLVMVVGLMAMLVPNFADFLSLVGSSVCVLLGFVLPAAFHLKVFGAEVGWPGLAGDVAVIVVGTALAVSGTWTSLAQIFSSSDV